The Dermacentor silvarum isolate Dsil-2018 chromosome 3, BIME_Dsil_1.4, whole genome shotgun sequence region AGTGCCTCTTCTAAAAAAAACAAACGTGATGAACGCATTTATCGGCCTCCTTTGCGAAGTGACGTCCGATAGCTGCGCGCGTCTAATGTTTTGAACAAGGAAAACAACGTGTATGCGACGTGATTGTAAAAAACGGAAGGAAACAGGTTAAACAATATCAGGGAATCTTGTCAGCGTGAATTACATGCCTGTCTATGTACAGCCGCGCACGGACTTTTGCCATGTGTCATGTCAGTTTTCCGCATGTCTTCCTACGGTATCGCTATTGTCTCTGATTATTTACGCTAGTACGCGATAGTGTTAGCTATGTGAATGAGCTTGCTTCTTGTGGCCATATTTTCCACCTTGGTCTTTACATTGCATCAAATTTTGTATTCAAAATTGTTGAACCCGATTTCCTCGTATGCACAATTAATGCGAAATTTATTGATTGTTAGTAACTCGTGTGCGGTTAACCTTTTCAGAGAACATCAACCTCATTGTGCGCCGCTGGCGGAACCTGCGGGACACTTTTGGTAAAAAAGTGAAAGAATTGAGAAAGAAGAGCGGAGCCGGAGCCGGAGAACCGGCTTCGAAATGGAAATATTTTGATATGCTGCTGTTCTTGAGGGATATTGTGGAGCCACGCCCGTATGTGTAAAGTTTCTTTTCTGCATGAAATACTATCTTTCAAGGGTTTCTGAATGCAGAATACCAATGTATACTGCTGTGCAGCATATGAGTGAGTGAGAGGTACACTGTTACAAATTGTGGAGCCACAGCAGTGACTGTGCCTTTGAACGCTTTTAGTACACACAGGGAATAAGAAAAATGCTTTTATTATGCTTTTAAAAAACTTCACACATCAGGGCACAACAAAAATACAGCTGATCTATGCAGAAATCAGCCCATCAGGCAGCAGAAAATAATAGAAAGCAGACACTGCAGCAATAGCTGACAATTCCTGGTCAATTTGGCAAGCCAGCAAACAGGAACTTGAAGCTTCTACATCATGACTGGATACTTGCATTGTTCAGGCTGTAGCGACTGTACTGCAATTCATATTTACTAAAATTGACTATTTGAAATTCTCTACTCCTATAGCAAAAACTTAATCATGTTGAGGTTATGgaatatttttttccctttttggCTCTGTGACACCACAGGAATGATTTAATAATTCACTTCTCTTTCCTCACTTAGAACCACAAGCAACCTGGACGATTGTCCAAATTCTCTGGACGAAGTGCTCAGGGAGAGTGAAGATGGTCCATTAGAGCTGTTTTCTTCAATGCAACCTAGCTTTGCCAGCAATGCAGACAATGACCTTGTAATGCCACACGACAACAACGACACAACACACACACGATCGTCTACACCCCTTTCAACCCACATGAAAATCGAGAGGGAATTTCCGGCTGGAAAGAGAGTTTTCCAGCCGCATTTCCAGCAGGGAATTGCATTTCCAGCTGGAAACCGTGTTTTCCAGCTGGAAACCGGTCTTTCCAGCCGGAAGCAAAACCAGATCTGGCTGGGAACCAAGTTTTCCAGCCAACTTTCCAGCTGGATATATCATTCCCAGCCGGAACCTTTCCATGGACAGCTGGAAATCATTTTCCAGCTGGAAATTGACTTTACTCCTGCTGGAAACTAGATTTTCCAATTGTGTTTCTGGCTGGTAATAGCACTTTCTACTGCGTCTCCCCATGACAGACCGGAAATCATTTTACAGCTACAAACAGAATATACTCCAGCTATGTGACCAGACATTCTAAGCTGAAGATGCCAGGTATGACTGGAAGCCTTCCGAACTAAATGGGGAACATACGTATATGGAAGCCAATTTAGAGAAATTGTTTCCATTTACAAGAACTGATACAGCAGCTAGGAAACGTCCTGTCACATTGAATGCTGGTTTTAGCATGGGATGCTGAAAATATAGAAGCACAAATCAGTAGAATAATTTTTATCCCGTGTGTAAAAACGCAAATGCATAAAGCATGACCACTGAAAATACAACTCCTGCTCAATGAATGTGAATGTGTAGAACATAAATGCAGTTTGCACAGAGCAACACAGTGAATTGTAGTACAGTATGACTGCACAGAAGAGACATTTATTACAGTTCTGGCAAAAACAGTTGGCAACTTTAGCAAAGTGGGATACAAAAGGTACGGTACTGCAGAAGGCAGAAAGGCAACTGCAAGATGCATACAAACATATCTGGCAACAATACACCAAAAAACTAAAGTGGCAATTTAACCAAATGCAAGGCAATGTGATGCAATGTGAAGGCATCAAACAAACATGGTCGTGGACTCTTTTTGGTGGCATCCCTAAATGCACACCTTTATGCATTTTTTCATTCACTATTTTCATATTGGATGAAAAATAGTGAATAATTTTTATAACAATAGTAATAATTTGCCACGACTCTGAATTTCTTGCTTTTTCTCACTCTTTAATGCATGAATTTAAATTCGCATGTAAAAAGTTTAAATAACCTTTGTTAAGGCAAGACATCTAAGCCAAACGTTGCCTTTCAAAAGGATTGTTTACAGTGTAGACTTTTGAGCCAGAATTCTCACATATATGATACACTGTGCAGCTACAGGCACATTTTGTGACCATGAAAAAACATTCTAATTGCAGAAAACTGCAATTCAAATTTGATATCCTTTATTGAAGGCTTCAATACCTATATGCCGGATCATTGACAGATCTTGGTTTAAGTTGCTCTTTGGGAATTTGATGCAAAAAAAATCTTCTGCTATGTTGCTATTATGAGCTCTAGGAATGTGTAAAGCTCCACACTATGTTCATTGTAAACACCATTgggcagcgcacataaaaaaCAAAATGCGAGAGAATTTGTTCTCAATTCTGTCTTTAAAAGTTGTCCTGTTCCCTTTATCGTGTGTCGTTATGTCCAAGAAATGGATAGGTTCCAACTCGCCCGCTTTTAAATTCTTCTGCAGGTCATCGTAAACACTGCAGTTATTGTATTTTCTACGTATTCTGCTTCAATAATGGTGCTAAGAAAGCCTATAGCTTGTACAAACATTATATTTTGCCGCCAAATTTGCAATTTTGTGAAAAAGATCTCTACACTCTTTGACAAAGCAATAACTTCATGCTGCATCACATATGATACAGCAATTAATGCCTCACAGAACCATCTGAATTACTTTTCGACCAAAACATCTGTTGGCTAATAAACACCTTCATACTTTTTGTGGACTCATTTAAACATTATAAATTGTGGAAGCGACCTCTTCAATAACTTCTTGCACATTGCACGCATGATCAGCTTGGTGCCCCATACATTGTCAAAAATAATTTCCAGTGTTAAAGTTGCTCAGTATTTCACTGCTAGAGAGAGGGTGCAGATTTATGATGAATCTGTAGGATTTTCACTAAAAGTTGTTCTATGCATGTGCATCACACATGATACACCATGCAGTAAGATGTCAATCTGATAAGCTCTATTGAAAAAACAATGCATACAGACTCATGGCAAACCACAGAAAATATCTTTCTCAGCATGACATTTCGGAGATAGTCAGATATCAACCTCGCAATTGTTTAGCATGTCAAAAACATTAGCTCTTTAATGCTCTGTCATAGCATTCCAGACGAAGATCTATGTCCCTGCATTTCATGACCACTCATAACTGTTTACAAGGTCACAAAAAAATTCCTGCCCATCCAACGAGAAATATATGCAAGGACGAGCACGTACATCAATCTTCCGCAGCATCTCCTGCTCTTGTCGCCTTGCCCTCTTTATATGTGCACTTTTAACTGTGCTGCTAGTAACATACACATGTGACAAGAGGAAAAATTCCTCCTCTCCAGCTAGCCCTCTACACAAAattattctttttgttttcatgtaggtGCCATCTGGAAGTGCTACTGCAGTACAATCAATTTTGGTGTGTCTCATATATTTTTCTGAGGCAAATACAGCCCCTCGGACCTTCAGTCTTTTGTACTCTACTGCAGTCTCACTACCCTGCAGGTATTTCGAATGAAAAGATTGATCAATAATTTCTGGTTTGCCCAAGGGAACAATGCTTTCTTCACCTGCTTCGGAAACTTTCTGAGCTATGAGTGACAGCGCATGGCTGCTTGCAAGTGCCTTCAAACAAATTAGGCTACTGTGCAAGAGTAGCCGTGTGGCAATCTGAATGGCCACACCATTTGATGATGTGACGAGCCTTAACAACTTGCCGATGTTGTTCTCAAAAACAAAGCATGAATGTGTCCACAGAGGACCAAACAGAAGTACAGACTTTGGTATGTGCAGAAGTTGATGAACATTGTAAGTCATGGCACTTTTACCATAAAGAAATTGCACATTCACAACAAATTCTGTGAGCAGACGAGTGCTCTGGTCAACATCTGCTTTTGTAACGGAGTTTCTCAGTAGGAGAAAGACTCCTGAGACCAAGAGGCTCCAATGGTGTAGATATCTGCCTTCAAGCACATCTGCTAGGCACGGCATGCTGTGATACAGGAGCCAACACTGCCATTCAGAAGCTTTCCAATACTTCCGAGCCAGCAGTGCTCTTGGCCGCCGGTTAATGCACTCAGGCAACTTTAAAGACAGAATTCTCTTATCTACGATTGCCATTTTCGATGCCTTGCCACAGTAATAGTCAGTGCCTGTTGCTGTAAACCACAGGTCTGTTATCTGTCGCGCAACACCCAGCAAGACACTGTGCATATAGTCTGGGCACCAGGACCAAATAgggctaaaacctggcaaattaaTTAATGGTGATGGCCCCTTAACCCCATGTACAGTGGCTCCAGTGTTGCAGGCGTCTGTCATGTCTTTAA contains the following coding sequences:
- the LOC119445535 gene encoding uncharacterized protein LOC119445535 isoform X1; translated protein: MSDITDGIHYKEMRQRIDGTDLTLTINSDGSPVFNSSNYSIWPVQLALNELPPRLRWNNIMTPVLWYGKEHPDMTLVLQAFVRQLQELNKTGLTWTFANAIVKSKVFCICCCADTPARAAMQHRVQFNGYYGCSWCYHPGVNVDGTVKYCVTTPFPDRTDEEALKDMTDACNTGATVHGVKGPSPLINLPGFSPIWSWCPDYMHSVLLGVARQITDLWFTATGTDYYCGKASKMAIVDKRILSLKLPECINRRPRALLARKYWKASEWQCWLLYHSMPCLADVLEGRYLHHWSLLVSGVFLLLRNSVTKADVDQSTRLLTEFVVNVQFLYGKSAMTYNVHQLLHIPKSVLLFGPLWTHSCFVFENNIGKLLRLVTSSNGVAIQIATRLLLHSSLICLKALASSHALSLIAQKVSEAGEESIVPLGKPEIIDQSFHSKYLQGSETAVEYKRLKVRGAVFASEKYMRHTKIDCTAVALPDGTYMKTKRIILCRGLAGEEEFFLLSHVYVTSSTVKSAHIKRARRQEQEMLRKIDVRARPCIYFSLDGQEFFCDLVNSYEWS
- the LOC119445535 gene encoding uncharacterized protein LOC119445535 isoform X2 encodes the protein MDVCQRHSKIKGVLHLLLCGYPSQGCNAAQGSVQRLLWMQLVLPPRGTVKYCVTTPFPDRTDEEALKDMTDACNTGATVHGVKGPSPLINLPGFSPIWSWCPDYMHSVLLGVARQITDLWFTATGTDYYCGKASKMAIVDKRILSLKLPECINRRPRALLARKYWKASEWQCWLLYHSMPCLADVLEGRYLHHWSLLVSGVFLLLRNSVTKADVDQSTRLLTEFVVNVQFLYGKSAMTYNVHQLLHIPKSVLLFGPLWTHSCFVFENNIGKLLRLVTSSNGVAIQIATRLLLHSSLICLKALASSHALSLIAQKVSEAGEESIVPLGKPEIIDQSFHSKYLQGSETAVEYKRLKVRGAVFASEKYMRHTKIDCTAVALPDGTYMKTKRIILCRGLAGEEEFFLLSHVYVTSSTVKSAHIKRARRQEQEMLRKIDVRARPCIYFSLDGQEFFCDLVNSYEWS